The stretch of DNA gtctggaaatagGCTTGCTCTCGCTACTGGTTTCTACTTGCCCGAAAAtaagcactctcttagctcaattttcaagtgataactcaagaattGTGTAACAACAATCTCAAAgacttgagggtgttatttataggccaaattctgactgttagcctccctattaatggccataatctgccattaacagcctttattccatgttaatgtttcagttacaagtctaggctgaatcagtaactgtctgctggattctaatcttctgctgctggattttttaTCTGATGTCTactgctggattctaatcttctgctgctggatttttatctgttgtctgctgctggattctaatctgctggaaaagtaccagcttctgaaatattatcttctgctggaaattttgcattgctactgaaatgctggaaatgctggaaattcgggttctTTAATCCCTATCTCCTTATGAAAAGTtccgtcctcgaaacttggctatacatgATCCTCAAAGAGGTAAGGGTATTgttctcgcatcttttcttccaactcccaagtagcttctctttcggtgtgattggaccattgtactttgacatatggaatagttcgtcttctcagtacttggtctttgttatccacaattcgaatcggAATCTCTTCATACTTCAGTTCTTCATTTAAATTTCCCTCAGCCAACAGtggtccagcttcaagaatatgactagaatcggaaatatatctcctcagctacgaaacgtggaatacattgtgaatttTTGACATATCAGGTAgaagtgctaatctataagcaagtgttctcactttctcaagaatttcaaatggtccgacgtatctgggattcagtttcccagccttattgaatcgaaTAACAtccttcatgggtgacacttttaCATATGCCTTTTCGCCAACTACAAATTTCACGGGTCTTCTTTTCAAgtcagcccagcttttctgtcgatcttgtgcagttTTCAATCTCTTCTTAATCACAACAACTTTATCCACTATTTCTTGGATTAGTTCGGGTCCAACAATGGCTTTTTCctctacttcatcccaatacagtggtgatcgacattttcgtccatacagagcttcgtatggtgccattccaatactactgtggtaactattattgtaagcgaactcgattaagggcagatgttcgctccaattaccactgaagtctagagcacatgctctcagcatatcttctaaagtttgaattgtcctctctgtttggccatcggtctgagggttatatgccgtactaagagtaaccttagtccccatagcttgttgaaagctcttccaaaatcgagATGTAAATCTAAGATCTCTGTCTGACAGTATGCTAGCTGTAACTCCATGCAATCAtacgatctcattcatgtacaatgtggctagcttgcccaaattataattcatgcggACATGTAAGCAAtgtgcagattttgtgagtctatctacgattacccaaatgccgtcatgactttgtctagactttggtaacccgacaacaaagtccatggagatatgttcccatttTCATTCTGGAATTTTTAGAGGTTGCAGAAGTCCTtcaggtctttggtgctctgccttgacttgctagcacacgtgacacttggaaacaaacattgccacgtttttcttcattccactccaccaaaaaCTTTTCTTCAAATCACTGTACATCTTGAtactgccaggatggactgaaaatttcgacttatgtgcctcagacattacttcttgtcgaaggttatcgatgtctggtacgcacaatcgtcctttcatccacaagattcctttgttatccgtctcgaaatctggtgattttccttctttaacttgctcttttagtttcaccaaCAGCAGAATCTCTATCCtgacttatcttgattgtctctcgaagacatggttgtgctgaaagtgatgtcaggatcatcttactcatattctttctacttaaagcatctgctaccttgttgtctttgcctgggtggtagtttatcgtcaagtcgtaatccttcatgagttcaaTCCATCGcctctgcctcatgtttaactctttctgagtgaacaagtacttgaggttttgatgatcggtgaatatttcaCATCTAGCACCATAGACACAGTGTTTCCAAATCTTGAGTGCAAATACctctgctgctagctcgaggtcatgtgttgggtaattctgttcatacgtcttcaactgtctcgatgcgtatgcaatcacccttccctcttgcatgagtacacatcctaaacctcctttagatgcatcactgtagatggtgaagtctttgccttcagttggcaatacTAACACCAGAGTTGAGATaggcttcttcttcaaagtctcgaagctttgctcacatttttcactccattgaaacttggagttcttctgtgtgagcttggtgaggggtatggctattgaagacaatccttcaacaaattttcggtaATAGCCCGCTAATCTCAAGAAACTTCTAATTTCTGTCACTGACTTTGGTCTcggccaatctgagattgcttctactttcttagggtccacagcTACTCTTGCTGCTGATACGATGTGACCCAAGCATATGACGCTTtctagccaaaattcgcatttcttgaacttggcgtatAGCTCTTTTTCTCTCAgcgtctggagggtgagacgaagatgttctttgtgatCTTCCTCACTTGACGAATACACTTAGaatgtcgtcgatgaataccacaacaaacttgtcaagaagtggtttgaacaccctgttcatgagatccatgaaggcTGCCGGAGCGTTTTTTAATCCAAACGGCAtaactataaactcatagtgtccatatcttgttctgaaggctgtcttcggaatatcgtctgtcttgaccttcagttggtggtagcctgaccttaagtcgagcttggaaaaggctgtagctcccttgagttggtcaaacaggtcatctatccttggaagcggatacttattcttgattgtgatcttattcagttctctgtaatcgatacacaatctcatgcttccgtccttcttctttacgaacaggacaggagctccccacggagatgcacttggtcggatttgcttcttatccaacaattcttgaagttgctctttgagttctttcaactatgccggagccattcggtatggtgcttttgagattggtgcagcattgggcactaaattaatctcaaattccacttcaCGGTCGGGAATTGtgccagggagttcttcaggaaagacatccgAAATTCATGAATAACTGGAATATCCTCTATCTTTGGATTAACTTCGTTATTTACCTCGCCGATCATTGCTAGTTAGACTTTCTAGGTCTGAGAAGTAGAAAGAAAGGATTTCGTTCCTTATCTTTACCATGAAGTacgatttattcttggattgggGTATGGCATTCTTACCCCGACAATCTACCATTacatgattcttgtccaaccaaTCGATTCCCATAGTACACTGTATAAGAGCGACACTTAATATATGCgtatccatacttattttattttatcttaaaATTTCCACGATTACTAACTCAAATCTTGaaaccaatatagaatcttagaaTATAACTCCTTATCAGCCGATTGATTCAAGTCCCAATAATTataacctagttaaaatttttttaaccttgaactgaaagaaactaattcctcaaacaattcttcttttactaaatctttcCTTAATCAAGACTATGAGTCTAGCATGTTTTACACAAACAAGTAATGTACATATCATTAATTATtgacacaaaattttttttttcctacaTCTGAATTTCAAAGCTTATATAAtccttatctcatattttcataaataatttattatcctcGAGTCAAACAATTCAGCTTAAGTCAGAAGCTTATCTTTGATAgttaaattcccaaaaatgtaagtcaacttatatcagataGGTGTATTATCAAAATATAAGTCCCTTATATCTGATACGTACATCCCCAATATGATTCAACTTATCTTGGTACATCCCCAAAGAATGTTACACTTATTTCTTTTCGTATGATAATAACAAACTAGTCTACCTTATCATATCTCCATTATCACTGTTCTTTTCCCACTACATCTATATGTACTTCTTcttctctaagctcttaatgtagctactctGATCAGTCATAATTTTCATCCAAAACAAGAGAGTGAATGTTCAGAATTGATCTCAAGAGTACATGTTGAGTTATAGACAATTACTGGAATGAACAAAATCAGTACTGTCTATGCATTCAATGGAAGAAAATAGCTCAAAATTTTTCGGTCTCAGAATTccgtgaaaaatttactaaaaatccttcacatcaagaacatgaaatggtaccaagtttggtgtaaaaatgctaagccgtttggaaatgaaaatttctcaaagtttcgaaaagttgaaaaattttacggaaatgatgatatccctatctaaacgaaggattttggggttcgtTGGCGGTGCTCGAGCGAAAAAATTTTGGTTCTAGGTTAGGTTCtcctcgtcgagagctttccaacgcatacttttaatagtaaaaattcctcctggatcaaaagttataggccgtttgaagtttgcgcgaaaaacacctcaactcCCATGCCATTTTGCAAGGTCTACTGCATGCGCTTGCTGAAATTCGTAGTCTACTGCAATTCTGATGCTACTGCAATAAGTCTGCTGCTTTTCCAGCACGGttagaaccagtctgctgcattccgagtctactgacccagtcttctgcattcagacctactggtttccatctactggttttggTTTCAGACTACTAGTCTGATACTACTGTTTTCGGTCTAATGATTTTGGTATACTGTTTTTTTTTCTACTCATTTCAGACATGCTGCTTATTTCAGACATGTTACTGAAACACTCAGAGCTCTACTGTATTCTGATTTGTTTCCCTTACTGATTTTTCCCAACTGTACGTAGTTAGTctatattttcagtagtctattacagtagcttatttCAGCAACCTTCAGGACTTATTTCCAGAAGTCTATAataacttattatttctagttcctcctccccagattatgaaacctggtttgctctgataccacttcaatgtcacgccccgggacgggggttggttgacaccggcgttgctctcaaatttacattcgaaaacaacaagcctcagagtaaagaattcagaaaccagtctttcaTTCATAATACAGAATAAATCAATTGTCTATTACAACTCGAATTctgatgttttacagcggaaatgtaaaaccagacataacAGTGTCTTAACAGATACAacgtaattaaaataaacataaactGAGAACAatagtcttcttcaccagcctcagaactggatctgctcttcttcttctaaattttcttcctcgttcctatctgagatgagtttggtgggtgagtgatatgattgtcactcagtaagcatgggcgggaataactcccaattttcgaaatcgttttcaacaaGACAGTAAAATAGTAATATGCagaaaactcttattttcagaatagaaatcagaattactaagcactgagcacgttagtgaatttcatggctaaaccgatatcagtcccctatatgttctctcctctaaggggtgaggccagaatcaaaatcagaattcagaaatgttcagaatatatattcctatcattagttcactagggagtttcagtgcttcaaaatcatatatcagaaattaaacatacagaaactgagCTTTAAAgcagaattatcaaactgatttcaagatatttatatataagcccacttatcGTAATTTGCTGgagagtttcggttgaagtctggaaataggcttgctctcgctactggtttctactgcccgaaaataagcactctcttagctcaattttcaagtgataactcaagaattGTGTAACAACAATCTCAGAGACTTGatggtgttatttataggccaaattctgactgttagcctccctattaatgaccataatttgccattaacagcctttattccatgttaatgattcagttacaagtctaggctgaatcagtaactgtctgctggattctaatcttctgctgctggatttttatCTGCTGTCTGCTGttggattctaatctgctggaaaagtaccagcttctgaaatattatcttctgctggaaattttgcattgctactgaaatgctggaaatgctggaaattcgggttctcacacaTGTCATGTTTAGTTACTTTGAATAGTCTCAAGAAACGTGAAtctatttaaaattcaaatattataatttaaatgttttttaaaaatatattttgaacataTGTGATCATAATTCAAACTATACGAAGCAATAAAATACCTCGTATCTTTCCCTCTGATTCAGGCTGTCTTACGATACCCTCTAGGGCTTGACTCGCAATAGTCCCTTGAGTCTTGACCAACTCCAGGTCTGATAGAAGCAAGCCCTACGACTAATCCAACATCAATAACAGAAGCAACAGAAATCAGTGGATTAATGATAAGATACTCGTACCAACAAAAAGAAATGGTTAATGATATAATCAACCAATGAACTAATGACATAATTATTCGATCGATATGATTAAACTCGAAATATCGTCGTCTAAAATCTTAATGGCCAAAAGCTCAGTCTTTTGATAACACATTTTAGAGTTGTCATGTTTTAACTCCCAACTCAAAAACACATACCAAAATGGAGATAAATATTtgtcatataattttttaaatagaaTTCGAATTCAATTGAACCTAAAAActcaaaaatatattatgttgAGTAACTCAGCTCGTATGATCGGATTTTACCATAGAGCATGATAAAAAAGCTTTGAATTATATtagtaaaatattaaaaattataatatagctcaaaaacaattcaaaatgtgttcaaaaaattaaataaaaaactcattaattttttaattgaaatgtaaaaaaaaaatgtaacataAATAATTGGATGGTTAAAAGACTTTTTGAGAATTATAAAAAAGTTTCACTACCATACCATACTAAAATTAATTAGTAAAAGAAATTTTACTTTATTAAATAGTAAATACATATTGTTAATTATCCCACATCGAATGGATAAATAACATGGAAGTTGTATATATAGACTTGGACAATCCTCTCTcattgagctagcttttgaggttgagttagatctaagtttcaatcttaacatggtatcagagcccgggttccaccgttatgtgtttGACTGCCTATAATTAAGCCACTAGTTTtgcccataattgggtcatttgtaaactccacgctccagatgttcattcctggaCGTGAAAGAGAtgtgttaattgtcccacatcggttggataaataacctgAGAATTGTATATATAAACTTGAACAATCCTTTCTCATTGAGCTAGCTTTTAGGGTTGAGTTAGGttaagttccaatcttaacacaTATTTTCCGATTAATTATTCATAAAACAATTTTAATGTTACAAAAGTCCAGATCCAAATAGTTATAGAACaaccaaaataataaaaaaaagaagaaaaaaaatccaTATATTTCAATTTCAACACGTCGAAAACGAAATTTAGTTATCACATTCAGTTCAAATTTTAAAGCACTTGTCGTGATTTCGGAGACATGATGTTATCCAAAATGTCGCAAGTACATCTACAGCCACGCTGGGTTCTTCAGGGGAGAAACAACAGCTTTCACCTGTAAATAGTTGTGAAGGCTGTAGATTCCCTTCTCCCTGCCTATGCCGCTCATCTTGTACCCACCAAATGGAATCGCAGCATCGAATACGTCGTAGCAGTTAATCCAGATAGTACCAGCCCTTAATCCTCTTGACAAAGTGTTGGCTGTTTCGAGATTTTGCGTGAAAACGCCTGCTGCTAGGCCATACTGTGTCGCGTTGGCTCTCTTCAACACTTCTTCGATGCTCCTATAGCGCAATGGTATTACAAAGATTTAAGCCTAAAAATTTCTAGAGCTGTCGATGCAAGTATCATACTCGAAACAGACATAAATGTACTGGAGTATCTTAACTTACTTGAATTTGGAGATGGTCTGAACTGGGCCAAAAATCTCGTCTTTGGCTATCAGCATATCGTCCTGAATCAATAGAAATGTAGAGCATCAATAAAACAATATCTATCCAGCTTGCTTTTGGGTAAAACAAAGGGAACCAAGAGCACCTGAACATTTGAAAATACAGTGGGTTGAACGAAGTAACCTTTCGACCCAACTCTTTCGCCTCCACATTCTAATGTAGCGTTGCAATCAATTCCGGATTTTATGTACTTAAGAACCTTTGAGAACTGTTCCGAGTCAATCTAAGACAGCCATAAGAAAAATATGTCACTATTTTAGCACAAGATGTAGAGCAAATGTTGATACAAATCTAGGAATTATATAGAAAACGAATAAGTCTCTTGGTTCTGTCGGCAAAATGTACCTGTGGACCTTGTTCTATTCCTTTCTTGAAGGGATCACCGAACCGAACGTTTCATTGCACGAGCCTTTGCCTTCTCGATGAATTCATCGTACACTCGTTCATGGACAAATGTACGAGAACCGGCACAGCAACATTGACCCTGTGTTTTGCTAATGAATTAAGCCACTAATTCATTGCTAATTTACACATACATTTACTCAAACCATGCATTTCATGTTCAACAAGTATAGGACCGAGACTAGGTATGCATTATGCTAAATATTATAGTTGAACTAACGAAATAACTCGAATCTTTTAAATTGTATAGATATGCTATATTCCGAATACTCTACCATATAGATAATTATATATGACAGTACGTGCAATATACCACGTGACCCCGACAAATTGAACATCTGGGTTTCCCTCCTAAGCCAGATGATAGTGTAATTATAATTTACCTGATTAAAAAACAGAGCAAAATGTGCTAGCTCTACTGCCTTATTGATATCAGCATCCTCAAATATGATGAATGGTGATTTGCCTCCAAGTTCAAGAGTTACTGATTTAAGATTGCTTTTCGCAGACAACTCGAGTACGACCTTACCTGTTTCAGTTGATCCCGTGAAAGCAAGCTGCATAAAAGAAGCAAAGTTCTTAAGGTTGTGCTTTAAAACCTAAAGAATTGATACATTTAGATAAAAATAGAAATAGAGTACAACACACTCGGGCCAGATGACAATGTAGAATAATAGAATAACATTATTGCCAAACAATCTTGAACAAGGCGCACCTTATCCACATCCATGTGACTTGCAAGAGCAGCACCTGCGGTCGGACCATACCCAGAGACTATATTTAGAACACCATCAGGAAGACCAGCCTGTGAAAATTCAAGGCGTAAACTGtcaaagagagagagagagagagagagaggagaAAATTGGAGAAATGATCACAACCCTGCCAAAACTACCTCTTGGAATAATTTGGCAACGTACAGAGCAGTCAGCGGGGTTTGCTCTGCAGTCTTCAAAACGATAGTATTTCCACACGCCAAAGCTGGACCAACTTTCCAAGCAAACATAAGAAGAGGAAAGTTCCAAGGTATAATTTGACCCGCTACACCAATTGGTTCATGCAAAGTTTGCACATGGTACGGTCCATCTGCCGGAACTGTTAATCCATGAATCTTATCCGCCCAGCCTACACATATTCAGACTCATAAAATGCATTGAGTCATCCCGTTCTCCACTAAAATGCAAAGTGAAACTATACTTTTTTgctagattttaaattttacccGCATAATAATGAAATAGCCTCACAAACATTGGAAGTTCAACTTTAAGAGCTTGCTCATATGGCTTGCCATTGTCCCAGGTCTCGAGCTGAGCAATTTCTTCCATGTGTTTTTCAACTAAATCGGCAAATCTCAAGATTATACGTGACCTTTCCTAAATCATCATCATTTCCATTCAGTAAAACAACATTTTCAATCAAAGGTGATCTCATATACCAAAACTAGCGcaacaaagaaaataaaataaagattgatTTCCTACATAGGCACTCATTTTTGGCCACGGCCCTTCGTCAAATGCCTTACGAGCAGCAGATACTGCTCGGTTAATATCTTCTGCGTCTCCTTCGGCAACATGTGCTATGACTTCTCCAGTACGGGGGTCGAGTGTCGGAAATGTTTTTCCTGGACAAAAATGAATACCAACTTAATCATTTACATGCCAGACAgctcaaatgtttgaaaaatTCAAACGATAGGCAAACCAAAATAGCAAAAAACTCGATCAAATTGCTAcatttaaagaaaatgaaatgtAAAACAACCTGATGCTGAATCAACAAACTTTCCATTGATCAGAAGCTTGGTGTAGTTTATCTGAACAGGTGGAGCTATTGGTTCGTCTAGAACCGCAGCAGTACTAAACCTGGGCATACTCCGCCCCAAGCCATATTTTCTACCTGCATAAATACAGTGTCAGCAATTCATGTATATTATATAATGTAAGCATAGAAAAATTCTTTCAATTGTTTCAGCCTTCACGTGAAAAAAACAGACACTGCGATCTTCATAGGATTAATATCTTCATAGTTTCACCTAACATCATTCCTGCCATAAATTCAAATACCATACAGATAAAAATATCAACTTTTCGAAAACTCAAAAAGCCGGACTgtgcttcaaaaaaaaaaaaaggccgGACTGTACATTAGACTTTGCCCTCTTTTGTTTTATTGCAACAACGATTAAATGTTTTGATGGGtcgaattaaaaaataatatttttttttcttgaatataaCTTGTAAATTCATAAAATGATGAACAGAAATTTGTGGATCAACTCATCTATATATGGAAAAAGAACCAAATTCGTAcaatatattttaagttttcCAATTGGTAACCACCTAAACAGGCAACTCAAACCAGAAAGGACCGATAGAAAGAGGCaggaaatataaaataaaattattacaaCTTTAATTAAAACCCAACAACGCATCATCAAgaatcttaaaaaaaaagaatcttCAATCCCAAGAACATCGGAACaaaaaagagaaaagaaaaaacCCAGAAAACACTCACTGGAGGTGAAAATTACCGAGAAAAGTATGGATAGAACGAGAGAAAAAGGGTGATATTCTGAGAGCTGCCATGATCTTTCACTGTTTTCCAAAACTTTTCCTGAGTAGTATTAGATCTCACAAAATTGTGAAGAGTAGATTAGGATCAGCGTTGTTGACCCACAGGCGCATGGTGGACACATCATGCTTTTTGTCACTTTTCGTCGTTATTTCAAAATGATGATAAGTTTTATTAACcccaaattaaattaattaaaatttaaaaacaaaaagttttgataatctattattatttttttatatgatataatattttatctaaTCAACTGGCTATAAACTATATTAAATTTGTACATCATTTGaaattaaagataaaataataatataaaaataaataatttaatataatctgataaaaaatatgaaaataataattaatattatatttgatttAACTAATAAATAATATTCGAGTTGGTcgattaaatttgagataagaCGATAAATTATCgttttattcttttaataattaataaaatattaataataagaatgatagaataatttaaattcaatgatttaattgatgtaaataaataattattgatttgattgattaagATAAATAATTAGTAGATAGGTAAATAATATGATCAAACAAACTATGatatatgataaaataaattatcaagATATTAGTTATTAacacataaataaaaatatagttgAAATCTATATTTTTGGCAGTgttgttaaaataaattatcaagatattaattattaacacaataaataaattctTGGCAGTGTTGATATTGTGTCATAATCTATATCGAGgacttcatttttcttttgtgataattttttttaaaatatatattttttaaaaaattataagggTCAATTGCACTGTCTAGATTAGGTATggaaaaaaataccgaaataccgaaaactCGTATCGAAAAAAATATCGAAATTACCGAAAAAAtcgatataccgaaaatttcggtacggtacgGTATTATCATAaggtaccgaaattttcggtatcggtatcgatacggaattatttttttcggtatttcggtatatatcTAAATAtcgaaaataatttattattattatttattttaaaatttaagttcgaTATACCGGAAAAATGTTGGTATACCGAGAACATTTTCGGTATACCTgacaaaattttcggtgtcggtacggtatccggtatgaacttttttcatatcgaaaattcggtataccgaatgtgcggtataccgaatttccgGTATCAGTATAGAAAAATTTCATACCGATATTTACGGTACAGTATACGGTATCGTAGTTCGGTACGATATACCGTACCGTACCCACCCCTAGTCTAGATATTGAATATTAActtattaaatatttcattaaaaattaaCTAACTACAAGGGTTTCGTATTGTTTAGTCAAAAtttaatgtaattataatatattttgattaaaatttttgaacataattttactatttatatt from Primulina tabacum isolate GXHZ01 chromosome 3, ASM2559414v2, whole genome shotgun sequence encodes:
- the LOC142540844 gene encoding LOW QUALITY PROTEIN: benzaldehyde dehydrogenase, mitochondrial-like (The sequence of the model RefSeq protein was modified relative to this genomic sequence to represent the inferred CDS: deleted 1 base in 1 codon); the protein is MAALRISPFFSRSIHTFLGRKYGLGRSMPRFSTAAVLDEPIAPPVQINYTKLLINGKFVDSASGKTFPTLDPRTGEVIAHVAEGDAEDINRAVSAARKAFDEGPWPKMSAYERSRIILRFADLVEKHMEEIAQLETWDNGKPYEQALKVELPMFVRLFHYYAGWADKIHGLTVPADGPYHVQTLHEPIGVAGQIIPWNFPLLMFAWKVGPALACGNTIVLKTAEQTPLTALYVAKLFQEAGLPDGVLNIVSGYGPTAGAALASHMDVDKLAFTGSTETGKVVLELSAKSNLKSVTLELGGKSPFIIFEDADINKAVELAHFALFFNQGQCCCAGSRTFVHERVYDEFIEKAKARAMKRSVGDPFKKGIEQGPQIDSEQFSKVLKYIKSGIDCNATLECGGERVGSKGYFVQPTVFSNVQDDMLIAKDEIFGPVQTISKFKSIEEVLKRANATQYGLAAGVFTQNLETANTLSRGLRAGTIWINCYDVFDAAIPFGGYKMSGIGREKGIYSLHNYLQVKAVVSPLKNPAWL